acctcctccacGGACTGTTCTCAAGAAGTGAAAATCCCGGCGAGCCGCCAGtggtgaggaggagaagcaGAGAGGGAAGTGGACCAGTAGAAGTGTGGACAACTGGGCCGAACATAAACCACTTGTCTGTTTCAATGCCACTGTGCCATACCCATGGAAACTCAACACGGTTCGCGCTGTCCTCGTTCACCCTCGACACGTATGCACCACTCATTTACAACGGAGCGGGAACACGTTAcactcccctttcttttgtggTATCCCGTTGTTTTTGTAACGGCGGTGTAGCCTACGGGTTAATCAGCCGGATCGCACTCTCTAGCCCATTCTACGTTCACTGAACACATCGGAAGGTGCCATCACAGCGTTCCCGACTCGCCGTCAACCGTATGAACGAGCTCTTTGTCATAACCCATGCTCAGTAACTCATTCTTCACGTCGCGCTGCATCACGGGCGGTCCACACACAACAATCAGCGGCTCACTCGATGGCGGTTGCAGCACCTTCTGCAGGGATTTTTTGTTGACAAACCCCACTCCACCTGTCCACCCTTCGGGTGGGTTGTTAAGAACGAAGTTGCAGACGAACTTGTCGGGGAACTCTTCCGCAAACCGCTGCAAAATTGAGCGATACGTCAATGTGTCGTACTCTTCTGCGGCGTATATAAGACGGATGCTTTCCAACGTGTCCACGTAAGGCTTCTTGAGTGCCGCACGAATAACCTGCAACATGGGCGCGACACCAGTCCCTGCCGCGACAAGAGCAAACCGCGTAATAGGCCGGTTACGAAACAGCAGACACTTCTTTACCGGGTCTTGATCAATACGAAGACCTCCACATGCTTTGATTTCGACGGAGTCGCCCGGTCGCAAGGCGCAGATCCATTCCTTCAATGTGCCCTTGTCGGCACGAACCAGAAGGGAGATAGTGCCAAGGTCCTCTGGTAGTGTAATTGGACTGAAGTAACCAACAAGTTGTTGGCCGTCCCACTCGCCACGGATGGCCACAAATTCGCCCAGATTGAGACCTGTGCGCTGCAGCGCCCCAGGTAGGTTAAAACGAAGAACACGAGAGCCGGTCCCGAACTGTTCGCCGGAGCGGGACTCACGTACAACAACGGAAGTCCAACTCGTCTTGGAGAGGGCTATCTCACGTTTTTGAAGTATTGTTGCGGCACGGTCACCCGCAATTTTCCCGAATACCACACATTCCAAGAGCGAATTACCACCAAGGCGGTTACCACCGTGCACACCACCCGTCACTTCACCGGCACCAAACAAGCATCGAATCGGTCTATGGTTTTCCAGAATATTTAAACCTTTGTACTCCTGAAGAACTTCAGCAGCCGGTGAAATGAGGCAGCCACCCATTGTGTAATGAATGGAAGGCGTGACAAAAGCAACATTGTACGGCCCCCTTGTACCCACCACACAAGGGAATACTACCTTCCCCGTCACAGGGCACGCAACTTTGGCCTTGCTGCAAGTTTCATACTTTTCAAGCGTATCCCGTAATTCACCTTCGTCACAGCCAATCAGTTTGGCCAActcttccacagtctcagcACGCTGGAACAAACCAAGCTTCTTTCCGTAGAACCCCAGTGCACCGCCACCGAAGAGGTTTGTTGCATCTTCGTTGAGCACGCAGTACGCAAAGTAACATCCACCGGATCCAGGGTATTCATTACCCTGCGTATTAATTGCCTTGGATACAACAGAGCGGAGGTCAAGTTCATTCACGAAGCGCTTTCCTTGCTTGTTGAGTAATATCCCACCCGAACCTCGGAGTGCCTCCGGGCCGAGAATCTTCGTTGTGTTCGCGGGATCCTTTGGATCGATAAGCCCTGTGGGGTGTAGCTGAACCTTATCCATATCCACAAGCTTTGCACCAACCGATGTTGCGAGTTTAACCCCGTCACCGGTCGCCCAGGGGCCATTTGTCGTTGGAAAACTGGCCAGGTGAGGCGCATACTTGCAGAGCAGTGAATTTTCTTCACGGTCATTGGAGAAACCACCAGTTGCAAGAACGACGGCATCCGCAAGCAATTTTGATGGCTGGCCATCCACATCGGAGAGGTCCCTGTATCTTACACCCGTAACACGCACTTCGGAGGCGCCATCAGGTGTTGTATCGGTTTCGTGCAATAACTCGGTCACGGACACATGTGTCATAATCGTTACTCGCTCAGAGAGGTTGTTACGGATGTGATCCTCGAGGGTTCTCATGATCGTATGACCAATTGGTAGGGGTGTCCCGTCCGTTTTGTCCGGGGCACGGTGGGTTCGCTTGAAACTGTGGCCACCAAGTTGCGAGAGGACACTGAGTGGCACACCAAGAGAAGTAAGCCAACCAATTGCGTCCCCACTCTTAACTGAGAGCACTTTGACGAGGGCAGGATCGGTAGTACCGCCAACGCCAGAGAGAAAAGTGTCACGCTCAAAATACTTTCCACCGTCGAGAATATCTGACTTTGCCTGCGTACGCGTCCCCCACCCATTAATACCTGATGTAGCCTTTGCGCTGTTCCCCCCgattcttccttccttttccatgAGTATGACTTGTGCACCACAACTTGCGGCTTCGATGGCCGCTGAAAGGCCCGCTAGACCTCCACCCACAATAACAATTCTGGAGGGCAAACTCCCGGCAATCCGTATTTCACGTAGCTCCCGTGTTTCTTGCGCTATCTCGTGCATATGTGCTAACCGCTCGCCCTGACGGGTATAGGCAAAGTAATTCGTCACACGACTTCGAACGTAACGCCAGCCCTCTAATAAGTAGCGAATCCTCACAGCATCACGCTTCACAAGGCACACTGTTGCCAGAGCATCAGCGTACATTGCGCTATAACATTTCACAGACACTTGAGCGAGTGCCCCTTCCTCAGGAGATAGTAGCCCCCTTCGCTGCCAGTCAAAAATGCTCCCCGCCACTCCATGCTTTGGATGATACAAAACGTTTTCGTAGTCACCACTGGTGCAAAGGGCTTCATCATCAAGCTCCACCACATGAAGCAGGGATGGAGAATCATcgtccttctcttcctgctcctcctcccccattTTTAACATTTTCCCTTTGGCGCGCCGAATCACCTCCTCCACAGATGGCGGTCGTTTGATAGCAACTGCCCATAGGTTTCCTTTGATGTTCCTCCCCGACGCTCGAATATCCCCGCCCCACTCAAAGAGCACGTTTGGCATACCGGCCGCACGAAGATGATCCACTACATAATCAACTGTGTAGCCTTTGTTCACACCACCAAGATCAAGCCTCGCTTCAGAGTGCTTGCGAGCTATTGTTCCCTCCTCGAGGTCCACGTCAAAACTTTGCGCTAAGGAGAAGAGCTCTACCTCGGCTTCCGTTACGGAAATGTCGGACATGTCGTTGTGGTCCCTCATTGCCCCCCGAAGTCGGCTGATAATTGGACCTGCCGCCGGGTCGAAGCCCATTCCGCTGGAGTGATGTACACTGATGGTGCACTCCATCACGTGCCGGAGATCCTCCGACATTTGATGCTTCTCACCCACCGGCAGAGAGTTGACACGCGACAACTCGCTTTCAGGATTGAAACAATTGAGGGAGTAGTCCACCATGTGAAATGCCTTTCGCAAAATCTCAGCTGCCTTTGCTTCGAATTCACCTGTAGAGCGCGAGTTACAAAGAACCACGGCGAGCCTGTACGGAATCGTGTGCTCCAACCCCTTTAAGTTAATGATAGTGGGTTCATCTTCTTGACAAAGACCACTATTACTTGAGAGCAACTCGCGCGCCATGCGGTCACGCTTCTTTGCTGCCGCCTCCGGGTCAGTGACAACAATCGAAGCCGAGGAAATACCATCGGCGCCATGGGACGTAAAACGCTTTTGACATGAAACAACCGAGGGAGCGGGTGGCGCTAGGGATTTGAAGAAGCGCCCCCATACGACCCGCATTGGTGAAACCGAGTCGCAAGGGTCGCCGACAAGCGAAGGGCTGTCTCGCGCAACTCCAGAGCTTCCCGCCACTAATGCAGATGTGGCTCGAAGGAGAAGTTGCTTCGTTGAGAGCATTATGTCGAGGaactccacttttttttccttgaaaTCGGATCTTTagcctttcccttcctttaaAGTTTATTTTGACTCTTTCCTAGTTCCTTATGAAGCCCCTCGCTCAGCTGCTGGTTTGTAATGACACTTAATTTGATAATCCCCACCGAATACTGGATTCTATCATGTTGAGTCAACAGAgaacgacaaaaaaagaggatgcacATCACTGGCTTACGCCGCCAACAACGTCCAACGAAGGacgacacaaaaaaaaaaaataacggatAAAAATGCGCAGAAAATTACAGTATGGAATCCACCAAATACAATATGAGGATCTTTATGTTATGAAGATCTCAGCGGAACGGGTAAAAATGGGACCACAATTGCGTGATTGAAATGATGCATAGTAGTCGAGAGGTTACTCGCTCCCCCCATCACACAGCATTAACAAAGTCTGTGGCTTAAAGTACCAGAGCAAAACGCCCACACAGCTCGTTCGTGTTGGAAGAGTAACCGTTACCCCCTTTGCTACACATTTGCCGGCTGTTTTTGCTATCTTTTCTCTGTTACAGTTTCCCACTCCGGCATTGCTTGCTATCACCAAATCAGTTTGATGAAAGGAGACAAATATGGCAAATCATCGCCAAATCCATCTTACCAATACGCACGCAGGGGGCTGTAGCTAAAGTACTTAACGCACTAaaccctttttcattcatccaaTGGTCGACACTCCAGATACAGATATACAtgcacgcacacatatatttatttatgtgtcTTAGCATGATAAGAATGATTAGGAAGGACCTACGGAAGTGGTGATGGCAGAAATAATGTTGCGTAGTGATGCATTGGCTCAACCATGCTGGCAGCGGAAAGTGCCTTCGTGCTGGGTCCATCAGCACAAAAAATCACCGAATGACACGAAAAATACAGAACATGCTACGAGGTATATCCTACCCTCATATTTCCTACCTTTCCTCAGGCCTTCCTCATTTCGAATAGAATACATATGCGTATGTTTGAaatgagaaggaaaagatttTCATTCTGCTGATTTTTCATCTACTTCATTTACCTGATGCATTTCAATCTTGTCAGCTATTCAAAAATACCGTTTCCCTTTCAACCCCCTCCCGCCCCTTTACCCCAAAGTGCCAATCCGATTTCCCTTCAATAAAACTTCGTTTATTCAAAAAATGCCGTCTCCCCTCGCCCTGTTTTTAGTCCCCCTGCCCCCACCCCACCCCCATTCTTCCCAACCCATATAAAACACAACAGTCGTACATCCACGGGGTTCCACTGATACAACATGCAACTTTGTAtacctcccttttgtttccagtGTGTATCTGTTTCACCAGTTCGTCGACGACTCAACTGGTTGTTACAAAATAATtatgaaaaggaaacgacAAAGACATTCATCTTGTGGAtcccctttctcctttttttgatGTCATTTCCAGAATCCCTTCCCACCCTTCCTCctctagaaaaaaaaggaaaacaaaggtatACAAGCAATAGAAGTAAATCGCTTCTTAGAATCATCAACAATAGTGGTGGAGAAATACTCCTTTTTAATTCTATTTTTCAAAGTATCCTCCCCCATTCTCACCATTTATTGCTCTTCTCACTTTTGTATTACTTCAAAAGAGTTCACATGGATCCCGAGATACATAAAGGCCGTGCAACTCGTTTTCAACGTgtttgttactttttcttttattgttgttattgtcgtTGTTCTTTTTAGTGTTTTATCATTTATTCCCACTTTGCTACACCACATATCTTACAAAGtttaacattattattattgttattattatactTTGATTTTGATTTTGATTTTTGACCCTCTTCAttacttgtttattttcttttttcctttagctCGCGGGGTGTCTTTGACACGCCGCTGTTAGTGCTGCCCAGCAACCGAACCGACGAGAAGGGAGGTACCgttacaaaacaaaacaaaacaaaacaacaatattTTCATATATAAAAATTTGCGCATACGAAACAGAGGGAATATtcgcacaaaataaaaaaatgcgATGTGAAGGTGCCTAATCATAACGAAAAGGAACTGCACACAaaaggtgaaagaaacaaGGGAATATATTATACATATTGTTATTTACTCcactgcttttgtttgtcttctTTACCTTCCTCACCGCCTGCCTTTGCCTTCGGCCGTCAATACACAAAAATACTGCAAGACATTAACTGCatgccgaaaaaaaaaaagataaaagataaaatataaaaaaatgaatagggagtaataaaagcaaaaaagggaagaggagaggaCAAGAGAGATCTGGTTTCTTCCttacaccacctcctcccATATAACTAAGtaagaaagcaaaggaaggttTAGTTTAAAGAAACCAAAACAGCGGCAACACCAGCAATGCcacaaaatagaaaaggtTTCCCCTTGGCcacccccccttttttttttgaagtttaCCCCCTTCCCACCCcgctttgtttatttcccgTGAGTTTACGCATGCACCATATCTTCCATCAACTGTTTAGCAGAACAGAAGGAACATGCGaatcaaaaaggaaatgatagACAACAAC
This region of Trypanosoma brucei gambiense DAL972 chromosome 10, complete sequence genomic DNA includes:
- a CDS encoding NADH-dependent fumarate reductase, putative — encoded protein: MLSTKQLLLRATSALVAGSSGVARDSPSLVGDPCDSVSPMRVVWGRFFKSLAPPAPSVVSCQKRFTSHGADGISSASIVVTDPEAAAKKRDRMARELLSSNSGLCQEDEPTIINLKGLEHTIPYRLAVVLCNSRSTGEFEAKAAEILRKAFHMVDYSLNCFNPESELSRVNSLPVGEKHQMSEDLRHVMECTISVHHSSGMGFDPAAGPIISRLRGAMRDHNDMSDISVTEAEVELFSLAQSFDVDLEEGTIARKHSEARLDLGGVNKGYTVDYVVDHLRAAGMPNVLFEWGGDIRASGRNIKGNLWAVAIKRPPSVEEVIRRAKGKMLKMGEEEQEEKDDDSPSLLHVVELDDEALCTSGDYENVLYHPKHGVAGSIFDWQRRGLLSPEEGALAQVSVKCYSAMYADALATVCLVKRDAVRIRYLLEGWRYVRSRVTNYFAYTRQGERLAHMHEIAQETRELREIRIAGSLPSRIVIVGGGLAGLSAAIEAASCGAQVILMEKEGRIGGNSAKATSGINGWGTRTQAKSDILDGGKYFERDTFLSGVGGTTDPALVKVLSVKSGDAIGWLTSLGVPLSVLSQLGGHSFKRTHRAPDKTDGTPLPIGHTIMRTLEDHIRNNLSERVTIMTHVSVTELLHETDTTPDGASEVRVTGVRYRDLSDVDGQPSKLLADAVVLATGGFSNDREENSLLCKYAPHLASFPTTNGPWATGDGVKLATSVGAKLVDMDKVQLHPTGLIDPKDPANTTKILGPEALRGSGGILLNKQGKRFVNELDLRSVVSKAINTQGNEYPGSGGCYFAYCVLNEDATNLFGGGALGFYGKKLGLFQRAETVEELAKLIGCDEGELRDTLEKYETCSKAKVACPVTGKVVFPCVVGTRGPYNVAFVTPSIHYTMGGCLISPAAEVLQEYKGLNILENHRPIRCLFGAGEVTGGVHGGNRLGGNSLLECVVFGKIAGDRAATILQKREIALSKTSWTSVVVRESRSGEQFGTGSRVLRFNLPGALQRTGLNLGEFVAIRGEWDGQQLVGYFSPITLPEDLGTISLLVRADKGTLKEWICALRPGDSVEIKACGGLRIDQDPVKKCLLFRNRPITRFALVAAGTGVAPMLQVIRAALKKPYVDTLESIRLIYAAEEYDTLTYRSILQRFAEEFPDKFVCNFVLNNPPEGWTGGVGFVNKKSLQKVLQPPSSEPLIVVCGPPVMQRDVKNELLSMGYDKELVHTVDGESGTL